The following proteins are co-located in the Macadamia integrifolia cultivar HAES 741 chromosome 3, SCU_Mint_v3, whole genome shotgun sequence genome:
- the LOC122074293 gene encoding external alternative NAD(P)H-ubiquinone oxidoreductase B3, mitochondrial-like, whose translation MNVFSFYQRASRAFHDYPSLSKLIVIFTVSSGGLVAYSDSKSYHGANNVNSSQMDFKKKRVVVLGTGWAGTSFLKNLDSSLYDVQVVSQRNYFAFTPLLPSVTCGTVEARSIVEPIRNIIGKKKEEIRFWEAECTRIDESNKKVHCRSVQEVGSDGKEEFVVDYDYLVIAIGARVNTFNTPGVEENCHFLKEVEDAQRIRRSVIDCFESASLPILSEEERKKVLHFVVVGGGPTGVEFAAELHDFVNEDLVKLYPKVKDLVKITLFEAGDHILNMFDKRITTFSEEKFARDGIDVKTGSMVTKVTDSAISTKEVKSGEVSSVPYGMVVWSTGIGTHPVIREFMNQIGQTNRRVLATDEWLRVEGCESTYALGDCATINQRKVMVFSTFYWCYFIYFYFSKNRLRLPNGKLAKLLIDEQLSDNFVSKYVVDVLSEINQIIFELEDNAYHMHRKFDLHGLVKSKKVIPPVQPQVEPEASTQVEGRPIVEQVMTTEREKIVDQVMKDINAVPVVHHHEFVLPHDFSDLNAPPKLLIMDFVRDADDEQFTPVHGKKSVNARNKQQSTGCFQLGREWSTKSLIAYSTCNCGQSGAPLLFEKLDIDLGNCDFMVQKLKILLWYKHLGQFAPLGGEQTAAQLPGDWVSIGHSSQWLWYSVYASKQVSWRTRSLVISDWTRRFIFGRDSSRI comes from the exons ATGAATGTGTTCTCCTTCTACCAGAGAGCTTCTCGAGCTTTTCATGACTACCCGTCGCTTTCTAAGCTGATTGTTATCTTCACAGTCAG TAGTGGTGGTCTTGTGGCTTATTCTGATTCAAAATCATATCATGGTGCAAATAATGTTAATTCATCTCAAATGGATTTTAAGAAGAAGAGAGTGGTGGTACTTGGAACTGGTTGGGCTGGGACGAGTTTCTTGAAAAATCTTGATAGTTCCTTGTACGATGTTCAGGTGGTGTCACAACGTAACTATTTCGCATTTACCCCTTTGTTGCCAAGTGTTACATGTGGGACTGTGGAAGCACGCAGCATTGTTGAACCAATCCGTAACATTATTGGGAAG aaaaaggaagaaattcgATTTTGGGAAGCTGAGTGTACCAGGATTGATGAATCAAATAAGAAGGTTCATTGTCGGTCTGTTCAAGAGGTGGGTTCAGATGGGAAAGAAGAATTTGTTGTGGACTATGACTACCTGGTGATAGCCATTGGAGCTCGTGTCAACACCTTCAACACACCTGGTGTCGAGGAGAATTGCCATTTCTTGAAG GAAGTGGAAGATGCTCAAAGGATCCGTAGAAGTGTGATTGATTGTTTTGAAAGTGCCAGCCTTCCTATCCTaagtgaagaagagaggaagaaagttcTACATTTTGTAGTTGTTGGAGGTGGTCCAACTGGTGTGGAGTTTGCTGCTGAGCTTCATGACTTTGTGAATGAAGATTTAGTTAAATTGTACCCCAAGGTCAAGGACCTCGTAAAAATAACACTTTTTGAGGCGGGAGATCATATTTTGAACAT GTTTGATAAACGGATCACTACTTTTTCTGAAGAAAAGTTCGCAAGAGATGGTATTGACGTGAAAACAGGATCAATGGTTACAAAAGTAACTGATAGTGCCATCTCTACTAAGGAAGTGAAAAGTGGGGAGGTTTCTTCTGTACCATACGGGATGGTTGTCTGGTCGACTGGAATTGGGACTCACCCTGTCATTAGGGAATTTATGAATCAAATCGGTCAG ACTAATAGGCGTGTTTTAGCAACTGATGAATGGCTTCGTGTTGAGGGATGCGAAAGCACATATGCACTCGGTGATTGTGCCACCATAAATCAGCGCAAAGTCATGGTATTTTCTACCTTTTATtggtgttattttatttatttttatttttccaaaaataggt TGCGGTTGCCCAATGGAAAACTTGctaaattgttaattgatgagCAACTAAGTGACAATTTTGTCTCCAAATATGTGGTGGATGTGTTGTCAGAGATCAATCAGATTATTTTTGAGTTGGAGGATAAt GCTTACCACATGCATCGAAAATTTgatcttcatggattggttaagtcaaagaaagtgatacccCCAGTACAACCACAAGTTGAACCAGAGGCATCAACACAAGTAGAAGGCCGTCCTATTGTGGAACAGGTGATGAcaacagaaagagaaaaaattgtgGATCAAGTAATGAAGGACATCAATGCAGTGCCAGTTGTTCACCATCATGAATTCGTTCTTCCCCATGATTTTTCGGACTTGAATGCGCCTCCAAAGCTTCTCATCATGGATTTTGTTCGCGATGCAGACGACGAGCAATTCACCCCCGTTC ATGGTAAAAAGTCTGTGAACGCAAGAAATAAACAACAAAGTACTGGGTGTTTCCAATTGGGCCGTGAATGGTCTACTAAGAGCTTAATTGCTTATAGTACTTGTAACTGTGGACAATCTGGCGCTCCACTATTGTTCGAGAAGTTGGAT ATAGATCTTGGTAACTGTGATTTTATGGTACAAAAATTAAAGATTCTTCTATG GTACAAGCATTTGGGGCAATTCGCTCCCTTGGGAGGAGAACAAACGGCAGCCCAATTGCCCGGAGATTGGGTATCAATAGGTCACAGCAGCCAGTGGCTTTGGTACTCTGTGTATGCCAG CAAGCAAGTTAGTTGGCGCACAAGGTCTTTGGTCATATCTGACTGGACGAGGCGATTCATTTTTGGGAGGGACTCGAGTCGCATCTGA